A region from the Silene latifolia isolate original U9 population chromosome 7, ASM4854445v1, whole genome shotgun sequence genome encodes:
- the LOC141592137 gene encoding DEAD-box ATP-dependent RNA helicase 38 encodes MGDITTTAADITTTATDNSTSASTSTTANDNSASASTSWTAEVRRSWGDVADEEDEELSKSALAADQVVPDVEQLSINDRTDLDDPHDSNIHAETTGDTPYTSAKKFEDLNLSEDLLKGLYVEMRFERPSKIQAITLPMILTPPYKNLIAQAHNGSGKTTCFVLGMLSRIDPNLNAPQALCICPTRELAVQNMEVLTRMGRYTGITAERALPDDRDNLAHTPISKRPPLTTQVIIGTTGTIKKWVSNKKLSLRSMKILVFDEADHMLAQDGFKDDSMRIMKEMEKVGANCQVLLFSATFNEEVKNFVTKTIQGYNQLFVKKEELSLDSVKQYKVSCPDELAKVQVIKDKILELGQKLGQTIIFVRTRASAGSLHKALVDLGYEVTTIQGALNNEDRDKIVKEFKDGLTKVLISTDVLARGFDQSQVNLVVNYDLPVKYRQWLEPDYEVYLHRVGRAGRFGRKGAVFNLVCDDRDKTLMEKIEQYFGTTIAQVPSYESDKDFEAALNEAGLL; translated from the exons atgGGCGACATAACCACCACAGCCGCCGACATAACCACCACAGCCACCGACAACTCGACATCAGCGTCAACATCGACCACTGCCAACGACAACTCGGCATCAGCGTCAACATCATGGACAGCAGAAGTAAGGCGGTCGTGGGGTGACGTAGCCGATGAGGAAGACGAAGAGCTTTCTAAGTCCGCCCTCGCTGCCGACCAAGTAGTTCCTGATGTCGAACAACTCTCTATTAATGACCGCACTGATTTAGATGATCCTCATGATTCCAATATCCATGCG GAAACTACAGGAGATACTCCGTACACTTCAGCAAAGAAATTCGAGGATCTGAATTTGTCGGAGGATTTGCTTAAGGGCTTGTACGTAGAGATGAGATTTGAGAGGCCAAGTAAAATTCAAGCTATTACTTTGCCTATGATTTTAACACCTCCATATAAAAATTTGATCGCTCAAGCTCATAATGGATCTGGGAAAACCACTTGTTTTGTTCTTGGGATGTTGAGCCGTATTGATCCTAACTTGAATGCTCCTCAAGCGCTTTGCATTTGCCCTACTCGAGAATTGGCCGTTCAG AACATGGAGGTGCTCACGAGAATGGGCAGGTATACTGGGATAACTGCAGAACGAGCTCTCCCAGACGATCGTGACAACCTAGCTCATACTCCTATTAGCAAGCGACCCCCTCTGACAACCCAAGTGATAATTGGGACCACTGGTACTATTAAGAAGTGggtttccaataaaaagttgtcTCTGCGTTCCATGAAAATCCTTGTTTTTGATGAGGCCGATCACATGTTAGCTCAG GACGGCTTCAAGGATGATTCAATGAGGATTATGAAGGAAATGGAGAAAGTTGGTGCAAACTGTCAG GTGCTCCTATTTTCAGCCACCTTCAATGAAGAGGTGAAGAACTTTGTAACAAAGACAATCCAAGGTTACAATCAGCTTTTTGTCAAGAAGGAAGAGTTGTCACTGGATTCGGTGAAGCAGTATAAGGTTTCCTGCCCTGATGAGTTGGCTAAAGTTCAAGTTATTAAAGACAAAATTTTGGAATTGGGGCAAAAACTGGGGCAGACCATTATATTTGTCCGCACAAGAGCTAGTGCAGGGAGCCTTCATAAGGCGCTTGTTGATTTGGGTTATGAAGTAACTACAATCCAAGGTGCCCTAAACAATGAAGACAGAGACAAAATTGTCAAGGAGTTCAAAGATGGGTTAACTAAAGTCCTGATATCAACGGATGTTTTAGCAAGAGGCTTTGACCAATCACAG GTCAATTTGGTGGTCAACTATGATCTACCTGTGAAGTATCGTCAGTGGTTAGAGCCTGACTATGAGGTATATTTGCATAGAGTTGGACGGGCAGGACGGTTTGGGCGTAAAG GAGCTGTATTTAATTTGGTATGTGATGACAGAGACAAAACGTTGATGGAGAAGATTGAGCAGTATTTCGGAACTACAATAGCTCAG GTACCATCATATGAGAGTGATAAAGATTTTGAAGCTGCTCTTAATGAAGCGGGTCTGCTATAA